Part of the Meiothermus sp. QL-1 genome is shown below.
TCCTGCCAGAGGGGAAGGGCCATCAGCCGTTCGGCGGCCCGCCGGGCCCCCACGAAGTTGGGGTGGTGGCCGTGGGGTGGGGTAGGGTAGAGGGCGGCTTGGTGCCGGGCCAGGGCGTTCCAGACCATCTCGCGCACCTCGCCTTGGTTCACGGGGGCAGTTTAGCAAAGCGCAGGGGCTGGAGCTCGTCCAGCCCTTGCAGGTAGCTGCGGTAGGCCTCGAGGGCCGCCTTGCGCTCGGCTTCTGTCATCTCCAAGGGGCCATAGACGATGAAAGGGGGGAGGACCTCCATGCCGCAGTAGGCCAGGACGCCGTAGTGGATGGGTTCCAGCACCCGCATCAGGTTCCGCTCGGGGGCCTCTTGGTAGTAGGCCTCGCGGGCCCCCACGGTGACGGAGAGCAGGGCCTTTTTGCCTCGCAGCAGGCCGCTTTCGAAGCTATGGGCCTCGTCGTAGGCGAATCCGTAGGCCAGCACCCGGTCTACCCAGCCCTTCAGGATGGCGGGCATGCCGTACCACCAAAGGGGGAACTGCAGCAGGAGCAGGTCGGCCCGCCGCAGTTTTTCCATCTCGGGTTTGACCGCCTCGAGCTGCCCCTGGAGCTCTTCTTGCGATAGAACCGGGTTGAAGCGCTGGGCGTACAGGTCGGAGAGCAGCACGCTGTGGCCGGCCTGGCTCAGCGCGCGCAGGGCCATGTCCCGCATGGCTGCGTTGAAGGAGTGGGGGTTGGGGTGGGCATAGACGATGAGCGCGTTCATTGGGCTAAAGCCTACGTCCGGGCATCTTCACCTGCAAGCAATCTGCTAGAGTGTTTTGTTAGGCCCCGGAATCCCTCCGGTCGGCCCAGGGGTGCCCATGAAGACCCACATTGTCACCTACGGTTGCCAGATGAACGAGTACGACACCCATCTGGTGAAAAGCGAGCTGGCCTCGCTGGGGGCCGAATTCGTGGATACCTGGCAGGAGGCCGACTTTGTGCTGGTCAATACCTGCGCGGTGCGGGGCAAGCCCGTCGAGAAGGTGCGCTCGCTATTGGGCGAGCTGCGCAAGGAAAAGGAAAGGCGCCCTTTGCTGGTGGGCATGATGGGCTGTCTGGCCCAGCTCGAGGAGGGTCAGCAGATGGCCCGCAAGTTCGGGGTGGACATCCTTTTGGGTCCTGGGGCCCTCACCGAGATCAGCAAGGCCCTGGAGGCCAAAAACCGGTTTTGGGACCTCTCCTTCCGCGAGGAGCTCACCCACCACCTGCCGCCCCCTCCCAAGGGGGCTCTCTCGGCCTTCGTGAGCATCATCCGCGGCTGCAACCACCACTGCACCTACTGCATCGTGCCCACCACCCGGGGCCCCGAGGTCTCCCGCCACCCCGACCTCATCCTGCGCGAGATTGAGCAGCTCAGGGCCGCTGGGGTGGTGGAGGTCACCCTCCTGGGCCAGAACGTCAACTCCTACGGCAAGGACCAGCCCGGTTTCCCGAGCTTCGCCGAGCTTTTGCGGATGGTGGGGCAGATGGGCATCCCCCGCATCAAGTTCACCACCTCTCACCCGGTGAATTTCACCGACGACGTGATTGCCGCCATCGCCGAGACCCCCCAGGTCTGCCGCTACATCCACCTGCCGGTGCAGTCGGGTTCCAACCGGGTCTTGCGCCGCATGGGGCGGGAGTACCGGCGCGAGTGGTACCTGGACCGCATCCGGGCCATCCGCGAGGCCATGCCCGATGCGGTGCTCTCCACCGACATCATCGTGGGCTTTCCCGGCGAAACCGAGGAGGACTTCCAGGAGACCCTTTCGCTCTATGACGAGGTGGGCTACGACTCGGCCTACATGTTCATCTACTCCCCCCGCCCCGGCACCCCCAGCTACAAGCACTTCCAGGACCTGCCCCGCGAGGTGAAGGTGGAGCGTTTGCAGCGCCTGATTGAGAAGCAAAAGGAGTGGAGCTACCGCCGAAACCAGCGCTGGGTGGGCCAGACGGTGGAAGTCCTGGTGCGCGGGGCAGCCAAGGACGAGGCCTACGCCGAGGGCCACACCCGCGGCAACCACCCCACCCTGGTTCCGGCGGCCCAGGCTCCGCGTCCTGGCCTCTACCAAGTGGTGGTGAAGCAGGCCACGCCGCACATGCTGCTGGGGGAGGTGGTGGGCGCCCAGGAACCCGCTACCATTCCCCTTTTGATGGCGTGAGGGCAGAAGCCGAAATCGTGGTGCTCGGCGCGGGGATTGCCGGGCTGGCCGCGGCCCGGCTGCTCCACGAGGCCGGCAAAGAAGTGCTGGTGGTTGCCCGCGAGCTGGGCGAGGCCAGCCGGGTGCCGGATGCGCTTTTGAACCCGGTGCGGGGCAAGCGCGGGGTGGTGGCCCCCGAGGCCGAGGAGGCCCTGGCGGCCCTGTGGGACTTCTACCCCCGCTTCGGGCCGGTACGCCGGGGGATTCTCAGGCCCGTGCCCGAGGCGGACCGGGCGGCCTGGAAGGCAAAGCTCGAAGGCCGGAAAATCCCCCACCAGTGGCTCGAGGAGGGCCTCTACCTGGAAAACGCCGCCTGGCTGCAGACCGCCCCCTTGCTGCACCGCCTGGCCGAGGGGTTGAACATCCTCTATGCCGAGGTAGAAAGGCTCGAGCACACCACCCTTTATGTGCGCACCCCCGAACCCCGCACCCTGCACGCGGGCCTGGTGGTCTACGCCGGGGGGGCCCGCGGGGCGCACCTGGTGGGCCTGGGGGGGCGGTTTACGCCGGGTTCGGTGCTCCAGACCCAGGAGCGCTTCGAGCAGGCGCGCTCGTATGGCGTGTACGCGGCGGGGCACACCCTGGGCGGCAGCTACCTGCCCCACCGGCCCGGCTACACCCCGCACCAGACCCAGCCACAAGAGGTGGAGTGGCTGCTTTCGGAGGGCGAGAGGCTGCTGGGCTACCGGCCTGTGGTCGCTGCATCCTGGGCCGGGGTGCGCTACCGGATTGACCAGAACTACCTGAAGGAGATTCCCGGCGGTTATGCCCTCACCGGCTTTGGCTCGGCGGCGTACTTCTACGCTCCGCTCTACGCCCACAGGCTGCTGAAGCGCATCCTGGCAAAATCCTGTTAGACTGTCGGCGATGCGGCAGTACCACGACCTGATGCGCCATGTGCTCGAGCACGGCATAGA
Proteins encoded:
- a CDS encoding FAD-dependent oxidoreductase, which produces MRAEAEIVVLGAGIAGLAAARLLHEAGKEVLVVARELGEASRVPDALLNPVRGKRGVVAPEAEEALAALWDFYPRFGPVRRGILRPVPEADRAAWKAKLEGRKIPHQWLEEGLYLENAAWLQTAPLLHRLAEGLNILYAEVERLEHTTLYVRTPEPRTLHAGLVVYAGGARGAHLVGLGGRFTPGSVLQTQERFEQARSYGVYAAGHTLGGSYLPHRPGYTPHQTQPQEVEWLLSEGERLLGYRPVVAASWAGVRYRIDQNYLKEIPGGYALTGFGSAAYFYAPLYAHRLLKRILAKSC
- the miaB gene encoding tRNA (N6-isopentenyl adenosine(37)-C2)-methylthiotransferase MiaB, with amino-acid sequence MKTHIVTYGCQMNEYDTHLVKSELASLGAEFVDTWQEADFVLVNTCAVRGKPVEKVRSLLGELRKEKERRPLLVGMMGCLAQLEEGQQMARKFGVDILLGPGALTEISKALEAKNRFWDLSFREELTHHLPPPPKGALSAFVSIIRGCNHHCTYCIVPTTRGPEVSRHPDLILREIEQLRAAGVVEVTLLGQNVNSYGKDQPGFPSFAELLRMVGQMGIPRIKFTTSHPVNFTDDVIAAIAETPQVCRYIHLPVQSGSNRVLRRMGREYRREWYLDRIRAIREAMPDAVLSTDIIVGFPGETEEDFQETLSLYDEVGYDSAYMFIYSPRPGTPSYKHFQDLPREVKVERLQRLIEKQKEWSYRRNQRWVGQTVEVLVRGAAKDEAYAEGHTRGNHPTLVPAAQAPRPGLYQVVVKQATPHMLLGEVVGAQEPATIPLLMA
- a CDS encoding NAD(P)H-dependent oxidoreductase — encoded protein: MNALIVYAHPNPHSFNAAMRDMALRALSQAGHSVLLSDLYAQRFNPVLSQEELQGQLEAVKPEMEKLRRADLLLLQFPLWWYGMPAILKGWVDRVLAYGFAYDEAHSFESGLLRGKKALLSVTVGAREAYYQEAPERNLMRVLEPIHYGVLAYCGMEVLPPFIVYGPLEMTEAERKAALEAYRSYLQGLDELQPLRFAKLPP